Proteins encoded in a region of the Benincasa hispida cultivar B227 chromosome 2, ASM972705v1, whole genome shotgun sequence genome:
- the LOC120072014 gene encoding pentatricopeptide repeat-containing protein At3g53360, mitochondrial-like — protein MSSFMSSVKFDVEKFDGMNNFGLWQVQVKDVLIQSVLHKCKYTLYLCLKFDCELALIDNICLITNFYQSKKNHSLIQLNVDAEPKFVDLREALSLLKYDTRIETSYYISLLQECRNLVAEAEIIHGHIVKTGTHEDLFVMTFLVNVYAKCGVMEIARKVFYNLPRRNVIAWTILVTGYVQNSQPLVAFRVFIEMLEVGVYPTNYTLGIVLNACYSLQSIEIGKQMCIRDRIYGDIVKTGTHEDLFVMTFLVNVYAKCGVMEIARKVFYNLPRRNVIAWTTLVTGYVQNSQPLVAFRVFIEMLEAGAYPTNYTLGIVLNACYSLQSIEIGKQVHAYIIKYHIDFDTSIVSIY, from the exons ATGTCAAGCTTTATGAGTTCAGTAAAGTTTGAtgtggagaaatttgatggaatgAACAATTTTGGCTTGTGGCAAGTGCAAGTCAAGGATGTGTTGATACAATCTGTGTTACACAAGTGCAA GTATACGTTGTATCTTTGCTTAAAATTTGATTGTGAACTGGCACTGATTGATAATATATGCTTGATTACCAATTTTTATCAGAGCAAG AAAAATCATTCACTAATCCAATTGAATGTTGATGCGGAGCCGAAGTTTGTAGATCTTCGGGAAGCTCTGTCACTGTTAAAATATGATACGAGAATTGAAACTTCTTACTATATTTCGCTATTGCAAGAATGTAGGAATTTAGTTGCAGAAGCAGAAATTATCCATGGACATATCGTAAAAACTGGTACTCATGAAGACTTATTTGTAATGACTTTTCTTGTTAATGTTTATGCGAAATGTGGAGTCatggaaattgctcgcaaagtGTTTTATAATTTGCCTAGAAGAAATGTCATTGCATGGACAATTCTAGTGACTGGTTATGTTCAGAATTCACAGCCTTTGGTTGCTTTTCGAGTGTTCATAGAAATGTTGGAAGTTGGAGTTTATCCTACAAACTATACGCTCGGAATCGTGTTGAATGCTTGTTATTCCTTGCAATCTATCGAAATCGGGAAGCAG atgtgtataagagacaggatctaTGGAGATATCGTAAAAACTGGGACTCATGAAGACTTATTTGTAATGACTTTTCTTGTTAACGTTTATGCGAAATGTGGAGTCatggaaattgctcgcaaagtGTTTTATAATTTGCCTAGAAGAAATGTCATTGCATGGACAACTCTAGTGACTGGTTATGTTCAGAATTCACAGCCTTTGGTTGCTTTTCGAGTGTTCATAGAAATGTTGGAAGCTGGAGCTTATCCTACAAACTATACGCTCGGAATCGTGTTGAATGCTTGTTATTCCTTGCAATCTATCGAAATCGGGAAGCAGGTTCATGCATATATCATCAAATATCATATAGATTTCGACACTAGTATAGTTAGTATCTACtag
- the LOC120070588 gene encoding sodium/pyruvate cotransporter BASS2, chloroplastic isoform X1, whose product MKYELRKLQILCKAASDVSGDVTDGSSSGMSVYERTIETLTTLFPVWVILGTIIGIYKPAAVTWLETDLFTVGLGFLMLSMGLTLTFEDFRRCLRNPWTVGVGFLAQYLIKPMLGFVISMTLKLSAPLATGLILVSCCPGGQASNVATYISKGNVALSVLMTTCSTIGAIVMTPLLTKLLAGQLVPVDAAGLAISTFQVVLVPTVIGVLANEFFPKFTSKIITVTPLIGVILTTLLCASPIGQVAEVLKSQGAQLLLPVAILHGAAFALGYWLSKLSFGESTSRTISIECGMQSSALGFLLAQKHFTNPLVAVPSAVSVVCMALGGSALAVFWRNMPIPADDKDDFQE is encoded by the exons ATGAAGTATGAACTCAGGAAACTCCAAATTTTGTGCAAAGCTGCTAGTGATGTATCTGGAGATGTCACTGATGGTTCTTCTAGTGGAATGAGCGTGTATGAACGAACTATTGAAACTTTAACCACACTTTTCCCTGTTTGG GTTATCCTTGGAACCATTATAGGCATCTATAAACCCGCTGCA GTAACTTGGTTGGAGACTGACCTTTTTACTGTGGGATTGGGTTTTCTTATGCTTTCAATGGGATTGACGCTAACGTTTGAGGATTTCAGGCGTTGTTTAAGAAATCCATGGACT GTTGGTGTTGGATTTCTTGCCCAGTACTTAATTAAGCCCATGCTTGGCTTTGTCATTTCCATG ACTCTCAAACTGTCTGCACCTCTTGCAACTGGTCTTATTTTGGTCTCATGCTGCCCTGGGGGACAGGCATCAAATGTTGCTACATATATATCTAAAGGAAATGTTGCACTTTCTGTTCTCATGACAAC GTGTTCGACTATTGGTGCCATCGTCATGACACCATTGCTTACCAAGCTTCTTGCTGGACAATTAGTTCCAGTTGATGCTGCT GGTCTTGCTATAAGTACTTTTCAGGTGGTTTTGGTTCCAACTGTAATTGGAG TTTTAGCTAATGAATTCTTCCCCAAATTTACTTCAAAGATAATCACAGTGACGCCTTTGATTGGAGTTATCCTCACTACTCTCCTCTGTGCCAGCCCT ATCGGGCAAGTTGCAGAAGTTTTGAAATCTCAAGGAGCACAGCTGTTGCTCCCAGTAGCCATCCTACATGGTGCTGCATTTGCTCTAGGCTATTGGCTTTCAAAATTATCGTTCGGCGAATCCACTTCTCGCACGATTTCGATTGAATGTGGGATGCAG AGCTCTGCACTCGGGTTTTTACTTGCTCAAAAGCATTTCACAAACCCCCTCGTCGCCGTCCCATCAGCCGTTAGTGTCGTCTGTATGGCA CTTGGTGGCAGTGCTCTTGCTGTCTTCTGGAGGAACATGCCGATTCCTGCTGACGACAAAGACGATTTCCAAGAATGA
- the LOC120070588 gene encoding sodium/pyruvate cotransporter BASS2, chloroplastic isoform X2 — protein sequence MASMSKFAFNDCRIQRFDALYRRNFHFSAGKLQSHLDVRGELCLSDNGRRNLVVAQCMLCKPLVSSATPCAIGVTSRKLQILCKAASDVSGDVTDGSSSGMSVYERTIETLTTLFPVWVILGTIIGIYKPAAVTWLETDLFTVGLGFLMLSMGLTLTFEDFRRCLRNPWTVGVGFLAQYLIKPMLGFVISMTLKLSAPLATGLILVSCCPGGQASNVATYISKGNVALSVLMTTCSTIGAIVMTPLLTKLLAGQLVPVDAAGLAISTFQVVLVPTVIGVLANEFFPKFTSKIITVTPLIGVILTTLLCASPIGQVAEVLKSQGAQLLLPVAILHGAAFALGYWLSKLSFGESTSRTISIECGMQSSALGFLLAQKHFTNPLVAVPSAVSVVCMALGGSALAVFWRNMPIPADDKDDFQE from the exons ATGGCGTCAATGTCCAAATTCGCTTTCAATGATTGTAGAATCCAGAGATTTGATGCTCTCTACAGGCGAAACTTCCATTTCTCTGCTGGAAAGCTTCAATCCCATCTGG ATGTTAGGGGGGAGTTGTGTTTATCCGATAATGGGAGAAGAAATTTAGTGGTGGCTCAGTGTATGCTGTGTAAGCCGCTTGTTTCTTCTGCTACTCCTTGTGCAATTGGAGTAACGTCAAG GAAACTCCAAATTTTGTGCAAAGCTGCTAGTGATGTATCTGGAGATGTCACTGATGGTTCTTCTAGTGGAATGAGCGTGTATGAACGAACTATTGAAACTTTAACCACACTTTTCCCTGTTTGG GTTATCCTTGGAACCATTATAGGCATCTATAAACCCGCTGCA GTAACTTGGTTGGAGACTGACCTTTTTACTGTGGGATTGGGTTTTCTTATGCTTTCAATGGGATTGACGCTAACGTTTGAGGATTTCAGGCGTTGTTTAAGAAATCCATGGACT GTTGGTGTTGGATTTCTTGCCCAGTACTTAATTAAGCCCATGCTTGGCTTTGTCATTTCCATG ACTCTCAAACTGTCTGCACCTCTTGCAACTGGTCTTATTTTGGTCTCATGCTGCCCTGGGGGACAGGCATCAAATGTTGCTACATATATATCTAAAGGAAATGTTGCACTTTCTGTTCTCATGACAAC GTGTTCGACTATTGGTGCCATCGTCATGACACCATTGCTTACCAAGCTTCTTGCTGGACAATTAGTTCCAGTTGATGCTGCT GGTCTTGCTATAAGTACTTTTCAGGTGGTTTTGGTTCCAACTGTAATTGGAG TTTTAGCTAATGAATTCTTCCCCAAATTTACTTCAAAGATAATCACAGTGACGCCTTTGATTGGAGTTATCCTCACTACTCTCCTCTGTGCCAGCCCT ATCGGGCAAGTTGCAGAAGTTTTGAAATCTCAAGGAGCACAGCTGTTGCTCCCAGTAGCCATCCTACATGGTGCTGCATTTGCTCTAGGCTATTGGCTTTCAAAATTATCGTTCGGCGAATCCACTTCTCGCACGATTTCGATTGAATGTGGGATGCAG AGCTCTGCACTCGGGTTTTTACTTGCTCAAAAGCATTTCACAAACCCCCTCGTCGCCGTCCCATCAGCCGTTAGTGTCGTCTGTATGGCA CTTGGTGGCAGTGCTCTTGCTGTCTTCTGGAGGAACATGCCGATTCCTGCTGACGACAAAGACGATTTCCAAGAATGA